A window of Bacillota bacterium genomic DNA:
GCATAAAAATACTCATTTATATCTGTAGTAGACACACTCTTAAATCCGCAATCCTGAAGAATTTGCGTCACATAACTGATTTCTAACTTCTGACCCACATGCAGCCCCCAATCGCTTTCCTTCTTTATCCACTCGACAATCACTATCTTCCCATTTCCCTTTAGTATACGCTTTATTTCTCTTATAAACCGAACCCTGTCTTCAACTTCATGCAATACCAGACAGGCAAATGCAAAAGAAACCGTAGAATCACCGACCTTCATATCATATTCAGCCGTTACAATTGGCCTGATATTCGTCATGCCGTTTTCCGCTGCTCGCCTTTGCGTTTCCTCTACCGTTTCCAATTCTACATCCATAGCATAAACAATACCCTTTGAACCAACAATGTCGGCAGCAGGAATGGAGAAATATCCAATTCCACAGCCAATATTGGCAACAACGTCCCCTTCTTTTAATCCAAGTTTTTTTAGTATTTCATAGGGAGGAAGAAATTCCCGCCATTCAAGGCTATCTAGTTTATTTCTATGATTCACGTCAAGTTTGTGCATCCTTCAAAACCTCCGCAAGTATCTATGATGCTCTTTATCAGATAGTAAACTTCTCTATTCAAAATAAATGTATATAAAAAGAATTATAACATAACAATCGAGTAAAATTAGACTTCAGGCTCCCATTTTTGATACTATGAAGGCATAAGATGTAAAACTGGCAAAGGAGCGTGATAGATATATATGGCATACACCATTAATAATATAAGGGATTTCAAATCTCTGGATGTCTACAATAAGATAAGGGAATTGGTGAAGGATGTTTATAAAATAACAGAACAATTCCCTCCTTCCGAGCAGTACGGTGCAACCAGTCAAATTCGTCGAGCTGTTACATCGATTGCTGCTAACGTAGCTGAAGGCAATGGCCAGTTCTATCCCAGCAAGGAAATAACATTTCTCAATACGGCAATCGGCAGCTTATCCGAGACAAGAAGCTGGATTTTATTCGGCCTGGACATGGACTATATCTCAAAAGAAGATTACGACCGATTAGAAGCCAAATGCCTCGAAATTATCAAAATGTTATACGG
This region includes:
- a CDS encoding methyltransferase domain-containing protein; this translates as MHKLDVNHRNKLDSLEWREFLPPYEILKKLGLKEGDVVANIGCGIGYFSIPAADIVGSKGIVYAMDVELETVEETQRRAAENGMTNIRPIVTAEYDMKVGDSTVSFAFACLVLHEVEDRVRFIREIKRILKGNGKIVIVEWIKKESDWGLHVGQKLEISYVTQILQDCGFKSVSTTDINEYFYAVVARK
- a CDS encoding four helix bundle protein, with product MAYTINNIRDFKSLDVYNKIRELVKDVYKITEQFPPSEQYGATSQIRRAVTSIAANVAEGNGQFYPSKEITFLNTAIGSLSETRSWILFGLDMDYISKEDYDRLEAKCLEIIKMLYGCVRRIKQSQDNDDGAA